The Triticum aestivum cultivar Chinese Spring chromosome 4B, IWGSC CS RefSeq v2.1, whole genome shotgun sequence sequence AGACGTCCACCGCCTTGAGCGttgccgccgcctcccgcaccCGCTGCCTCGCACGACGGACACGCCACGCCATGGTTGTGTCGGATGACGCCCACGGTGCGCCCATGACCTCGGCGTGCCAACAGAGAGGTTGTGCGTCTGCCACCGCGTTCGGATGCCAGACAAACCGCATCGCCTTCGATGAGGCAGCGACGGTTGCCCTAGTGCCAGATCCATGCGCCACttgggcggacgcaatggattcccaATTGAAGGAGTCCGAGCGCTGCCATGCATGGGCCTCCTCTCGGGAGCGGTGGAGCGCAAGCCAGACGGTCATCTCCTCCACGGGGCCgcgtgggatgagctcggggtcgacggatctggagatgaaggactcggatccgctgTCTACCATGCCGAAGAAGGCCGGAGGCGCTGGAGACGAGCTTGGGTGGCGGagtgaagtgactagggtttggtccggcgagcgaatggggaggaatatatgtggggtcggatgGGCCAACGTAggtcgggtccgacgtggcgggcgtgcgTATCCGCCTCATATTTTGGTTGGATATGAGGGATGTCGGTTAGCCCGGGCATCTGAGACCCATTTAAGGTGCCCGGCTGGGTTGAAATTTCTTGATTGGTTAGTGACCGGGCAGACCGCTCGGCCATTTGAGGAGGGTTTGGGATgctcggttgtagatgctctaaatcCCTGCGAACCTCTTATTGGTGCATGTAGTGATGACATTTGCTGTAGTGAGTTTACATTTCTATTTCTCGACTAGCTTATAAAGGCCCTGCTGCTACGGTAATAAACTGCACAGATTGGTTTTGTGCATGTGCTGATCCATAATATATTGAAGTTGTGGAGCTCCTGTAGTTCAGAGTTTTTGTTAATAAATTTGGGGATCTTGGCCAATGTATAAGCACTACCAGTGATGGTACCATATATAGATATAGCTTCCATTGTGATAAATGATCATTGAGTCTGAATCTAAATATTAGTGCGAATACAGTACGATAGTGGCCGCTGCACCtgcatatgcaaatttcaaaattggtccagatctgaataaaccttatgttcaagtttttaaacaacaagttaagatgcaccaagatgatctacacgagattctagtcaagttacatataaagttcatttaattcggagctacggcctagaagatatgagcaaaacaagttaaacatggcattgatgcaaaatgcattcaaacatcaggCAAACACACtcaaacaaggattcaacatgacataatgaaactacatgcaattctaagcaagtttcatatagagcatgctcaaaatggagcaacgatGCAACACctacactccaaacaagttataacaacaatctgcccaaaacagcaggTTCTGAACCTCTGTTCAGAAAATCTCGGACAGGTTCACGTACAGCTTGTCCAACTCCATGTCAGCCCCGAGGCCGCCGCCGGCAGCATAGCCGTAGCCACAGGTAAGCTGGCACCaggagttcgccggcgaggagGGGGACAAAGGCGGGGTAACGGGCTCTGCCGACCACTGAATCCCTTCCGACGCCGCAGGCGGCGAGTTCTGTTGTTCCTGGCCGAAGGAAGCAGGCGGCTGTTGATCTGTGCCGGCCAGGAGCGCGGTGGCTCGGCGCAGGTGTGCGCGCTGTGGTACACGACGTCAAAGAGCAGCGGGTTGGCGGCAGCGTGTTGCATCTGCTTGGTGACCTGGCAGCCCTGCACGTGCCGATGCGTGCACCGGAAGTAGGCCCGCGGGTACGTGGCGCCGAGGATGTTCTTCTGGCCATACTTCCACCAGCTGAGCCCATCGTCGAGCAGGCCCAGGTCCTGCATCAATGCCACCCAGACCtacgccctcgccgccgccaccttcctgCCACTCCTCAGCCGGTCGTTCACCTGCGCCCTACGACCGGCATTGCCTCCGCGTGGGCTACTGCTGGCGAGGCGCACAGTCGACGAACGCGGCCAGCTCGATGCAGAGCTCCCTAATGGTGCCCGGCACGCCCTGATCGCCGTCGACACACGCCTCTAGCTCCCTCGCCATGGCCACCAACCCGTCCAGCTCCGTCCCAGCCTCTAGCTCCCTCGCCATGGCCACCAACCCGTCCAGCTCCGTCCCAGCATCACCACTGTGTCCTCCATGCCCGACACACCAAGTCTAGTCAGTCGATCAATGCTAGCATTGTCGCTGAAGGAGATATCAAATGAATTTGAGAAACGACAGAGGGTAAGTGCAAAAAGTCCAGGCTAGCTCCACATGGTAGCGTGTGATTGGCCCAGGACTAAACTTGCATACCTTGGACAAGTTGTAAAACTGATCAATGCACTTTTTCAAGTTGTGGGACTAAATTATCACATCTAAAACAAGTTCTAGGACGTCCGGTGCTATTACCTCTTAAATTAGTTGTGGCAAAGTTGATCACAAACCAAACAGGCCCGAAATAGCCTAAATTTAGGCAATAATATGTACTAGAACCGACAGGATTTTactatgatatatactccctccgttctcaaatataagtctttctagatattccaacaaatgactatatacagagcaaaatgaatgaatctgcactctaaatcatgtctacatacatccatatgtcgtattccatttgaaatgtctaaaaagacttatatttaggaacgtagGGAGTATTTTGCAGCCGGCACCGTTTGCAATACCCAGTTCGTCATCACACATCAAAGGACAAGAAAACTCTGTTGTGATTAAATACAGATACAGATGCGGAAAGTGATATGACACTAGAGATAAAACGCCATATTAAATTGGCATTGCTATCAATGTATCTGATCAGCTGTCGGGTAGTCTCATGTTAAGTACTTCAGGCGGTGGCCTAAGAGTGCAAACCATTTCCCTGGTTTTCCCAAAATAGACCTGCAGTCAAGGCAATACATCGTCGTTTGAGATAGAAAAAGATCTCACCAGATAAAAAAAAAGATAAATATGTGATGAAGCTGATACCTGGTCCAGTGAATTTCTCAGCTTGCCCTCCATCTCTTCTATCATTTTCCCCATGTTAACCAGATGCCCATCTGCCACAGCGAGAGTCATGCTCATCTGAAAACACCAACACACAGACAGCTTAGCAAGCAGTTTCTAATCAACGAAAATCAAATTCCTGCCTAGCTAGCTAAAACAGATAGCCTAGGCCATCCATCCAGCACAGTTAAGCCTCAATATCCCCAAACCAAAACCAGTGGCGCCATTTAGAACCTAGAATTGCTGATAGGCATACTAGTTTACTGCTAGATTGTAATGTTGACAGACAATTGATCTACTACAAGTACAGTTTATGTTGATGACAGAATCGAATCTATTCTGTTAATACACACATCAACAGTTGTGGAAAGCAGCGATGCAAGACATGCTTATATCTCACATAGCACCTTCCGTTGATATGAAGAGGGAGGAATGGGTAACCTGCCGCCTAATTGATCCGGACAAGTTGAAAGTTCCCGATTGCTTGTTATCTGTTGTCAATGACAGCATAACAGTGCTGTTCAAGCAGTAATGTGCTGCTCCTTCCTCTTCAGGACCAACCTATTGCAGTACATGGACATTCATTTGTCAAATCATGAGGTAACATAAGACAACAACAAAATAATTGACAACTTCATGGACAGTGTATCTTGAGCCACCTGGATAACATGAATAGCATCCCACGAACCTATTTGCATATAACCTCTTTTCCCTTGTCCATCTGGAACCACAAAATGAAATAATGATAATGAAAGACTGTGGTTAGCTAATAAGATGAGATCAAGCATTCGAACAGACCTTTCTTTATTAAGAAGCATGCAATGAAACTCTCGTCTTCATCCTCCCAAATGTACACAGATGAGATCCCACCTTCATAGTACCTAATTGCCAACAGAAGGTCGAATTACATGCTTTAGCTTTACCTTCACCTACTACATATATTTACACCTGTATACCAGATAGTGTAATCTTCTACTACAAGTGGAACATTCCGCCATGCTGCATGTGCTTAGTACATTACTGCATAAAAAGGTCAAGTAAATAAAATATGAATCTTACTGATCACGGTAGACAGAGAAAACCTCATTTGCCTCGACTTCAAGATTCCTCATCTCTTCTGAGGGAACTGTCCCATCTTCTAAAGGAGGCTCATATATGTTTGACCAAGGTGATCTGAAAGGCAACTCAATATCAACAAATGAGAAACAAATTTGAATTAAGAACAGGAATCACATCCACTAATTCAACTTTTTGCACTATTTTCTCGATGCATTTACTTATTAGATCATTTGGTTTGTTTGCAAGGCTAACGCTTGATAATTTACAGTCATTGCCAGTGGAACTGA is a genomic window containing:
- the LOC123092173 gene encoding probable F-actin-capping protein subunit beta; this encodes MEAAMDLMRRMPPGSTETALNALLSLLPDHSLDLLSQVDLPLQVCMDKENNKEYILCEYNRDADSYRSPWSNIYEPPLEDGTVPSEEMRNLEVEANEVFSVYRDQYYEGGISSVYIWEDEDESFIACFLIKKDGQGKRGYMQIGSWDAIHVIQVGPEEEGAAHYCLNSTVMLSLTTDNKQSGTFNLSGSIRRQMSMTLAVADGHLVNMGKMIEEMEGKLRNSLDQVYFGKTREMVCTLRPPPEVLNMRLPDS